In Coleofasciculus sp. FACHB-T130, the sequence AGAGCAGTGGATTGTCCACGACAGCTGCCGCTTAGTGGCATTGTTGGGGATAGGGGGAATCGGGAAAACTGCTCTTGCTGTAAAGCTAGCAGAACAGATTCAGCAAGATTTTGAGTTTGTCATTTGGCGATCGCTACGTCATGCTCCATCAGTTCAAGATTTGGTGGCAAACTTGGTTCAATTTCTGTCTCAAGGACAGGAAATCATCGGTGACGCAACCGCAGACGAGGGAATTTCCCTACTGATGGCTTATCTGCGATCGCATCGCTGTCTGATCATCCTCGATCGAGCAGAGGAAGTCTTATCTCCTATCCAACACGCTGGATACTATCGTCCCGAATATGAGGGATATGGGGAACTGTTCCGACGTCTGGGAGAAGAACGCCATCCTAGCTGTCTGGTTCTCACCAGTCGGGAGAAACCGAAAGAAATTGCATCCTTAGAAGGGGAAAACTTACCCATTCGTTCCTTAGAACTAAGGGGGTTGTCAGCATCCGATGGACAAGAGTTACTGCAACTCAAAGGTTTAGTTGGCTCAACCGAAGAATGTAGAGTCCTGATCAACCGCTATGCGGGAAATCCGCTAGTCCTGAAAATTGTAGCAACGACGATTCAAGATGTCTTTGACGGAAATATCACCGACTTTTTAGCAGAAGGGTTGGTTGTCTTTGGGGATATCCGAGATCTATTAGATCGGCAGTTCAATCGCCTCTCGGACTTAGAAAAAAAAGTAATGTACTGGCTGGCAATTCGTCACAAGTTAATTCCTATACGTTCCTTGCGAGACGAGGTGGTGCCGGGAGTATCGAAACGGCAGCAGCTAGAAGCAATGGAATCTTTGCGACGGCGATCGCTGATTGAAAAAACCTCGAATAATTTCACCTTGCCACCTGTTGTCAGGGCGTATCTCGCTGACAAATTAGTTGAGCAGATTTGTGAAGAAATGACGACTAAAGATGTGGCTCTTTTATTAAGCTTGGGGCTAATTAACGCTCCATCTGGGAGATACGAAACCAACCGTCGTCTAACCTTACCGGGTTAAC encodes:
- a CDS encoding NB-ARC domain-containing protein; amino-acid sequence: MVSTVERQDDEFTEAANNWHLEKLYLDLASAKGRSLTPVEKKFLRGLLCGYSPAEIADTVYKSRTSSAVRVYLSNGLYKYIQELLIRQTGDVIKIKNWSRVTNLLSKAGYKIDSANVSEHGQAETSAIGTAIASQDWEEVIDVAAYYGCEEELATLEQWIVHDSCRLVALLGIGGIGKTALAVKLAEQIQQDFEFVIWRSLRHAPSVQDLVANLVQFLSQGQEIIGDATADEGISLLMAYLRSHRCLIILDRAEEVLSPIQHAGYYRPEYEGYGELFRRLGEERHPSCLVLTSREKPKEIASLEGENLPIRSLELRGLSASDGQELLQLKGLVGSTEECRVLINRYAGNPLVLKIVATTIQDVFDGNITDFLAEGLVVFGDIRDLLDRQFNRLSDLEKKVMYWLAIRHKLIPIRSLRDEVVPGVSKRQQLEAMESLRRRSLIEKTSNNFTLPPVVRAYLADKLVEQICEEMTTKDVALLLSLGLINAPSGRYETNRRLTLPG